One Oscillospiraceae bacterium genomic window carries:
- a CDS encoding exodeoxyribonuclease VII large subunit — protein sequence MIISVSELNSLIKEFFDLNPMFNSVYVKGEISNFKRHSSGHCYFSLKDEKSVIKAVMFKFNALSLNFEPENGMKVIINARLSSYERDGVYQLYVNEMQPDGVGALHIKFEQLKDKLSKEGLFDEQFKKPLPRFPKTVGVVTSKTGAAVKDIINVIKRRAKNTDIIIYPATVQGADAHKSIVAGIEYFNENKVDVMIVGRGGGSIEDLWCFNEEEVARVIFKSSVPVVSAVGHETDYTISDFVADLRAPTPSAAAELCVPHLKDVIGFIETSRSRMYLSLNKNIDLYKNKLDTLKNSNVFIYPKRMLERYEQNIVTRSATLCNAYERIIASKKESFVRSISSLDSLSPLKVLKRGYTFVENKEGKVIDSVKKLNTDDIISLKFADGKANCQVVSKEGN from the coding sequence ATGATAATCTCTGTAAGTGAACTTAATTCTCTTATAAAAGAATTTTTCGACTTAAATCCTATGTTTAACAGTGTCTATGTTAAAGGTGAAATTTCCAATTTTAAAAGGCATTCATCGGGGCACTGTTATTTCAGTTTGAAAGACGAGAAGAGTGTTATTAAAGCAGTGATGTTTAAATTTAATGCACTAAGCCTTAACTTTGAGCCTGAAAACGGAATGAAGGTTATAATAAATGCACGTCTGTCTTCTTATGAAAGAGATGGAGTTTATCAACTTTATGTTAATGAAATGCAGCCTGACGGAGTTGGTGCTTTGCATATTAAATTTGAGCAGCTTAAAGATAAACTTTCAAAAGAAGGTTTGTTTGACGAACAGTTTAAAAAGCCTTTACCTCGTTTTCCTAAAACTGTAGGGGTTGTTACGTCTAAAACCGGCGCTGCCGTTAAAGATATAATAAATGTCATAAAACGCCGTGCGAAAAATACTGATATTATAATATATCCTGCAACTGTGCAGGGGGCTGATGCTCATAAAAGCATTGTAGCAGGGATTGAATATTTTAATGAAAATAAAGTTGACGTTATGATTGTAGGGCGAGGCGGAGGCTCTATTGAGGACTTGTGGTGCTTTAATGAGGAGGAAGTTGCCCGTGTAATTTTCAAATCAAGTGTTCCGGTTGTTTCTGCTGTTGGTCACGAAACCGATTATACCATTTCTGACTTTGTGGCAGATTTAAGAGCGCCTACACCTTCTGCTGCCGCAGAACTTTGCGTTCCTCATCTTAAGGACGTAATAGGCTTTATAGAAACTTCAAGGTCAAGAATGTATTTATCATTAAATAAAAATATAGATTTATATAAAAATAAACTTGATACTTTAAAAAACAGTAATGTGTTTATATATCCAAAAAGAATGCTTGAAAGATATGAACAGAATATTGTAACACGTTCTGCTACTCTTTGCAATGCGTATGAGCGTATAATAGCAAGTAAAAAGGAAAGTTTTGTAAGAAGTATTTCTTCCCTTGACAGTCTTAGTCCTTTAAAAGTTTTAAAAAGGGGATATACTTTTGTTGAGAATAAAGAGGGAAAAGTGATTGACAGTGTTAAAAAATTAAATACTGATGACATAATTTCTCTTAAATTTGCTGATGGAAAAGCAAACTGTCAGGTTGTGTCAAAGGAGGGTAACTGA
- a CDS encoding divergent PAP2 family protein, with protein MNFITEFFSNKIISATLLSWLVAQILKTILVIITSKTLDFTRLVGSGGMPSSHSSLVSTLVIMTARIEGISSTAFAVSFALALIVMYDAANVRKEAGEHARIINILIEEWVEKENLKMDKDLKELLGHTPFEVIIGAILGCLIGGFFPI; from the coding sequence ATGAATTTTATAACTGAATTTTTTTCAAATAAAATAATCAGTGCAACACTTTTAAGTTGGCTTGTTGCTCAGATACTTAAAACGATACTTGTTATTATAACAAGTAAAACTCTTGATTTTACAAGGCTTGTAGGATCAGGAGGGATGCCAAGTTCTCATTCTTCACTTGTATCAACTTTAGTAATTATGACAGCAAGAATTGAGGGAATATCAAGTACAGCATTTGCGGTAAGTTTTGCACTTGCTTTGATTGTTATGTACGATGCTGCCAATGTCAGAAAAGAAGCAGGAGAACATGCAAGAATTATCAATATCCTTATTGAAGAATGGGTTGAAAAAGAAAATCTTAAAATGGATAAAGATTTAAAAGAACTTCTTGGGCACACCCCGTTTGAAGTTATAATCGGTGCAATATTAGGTTGTCTTATAGGTGGATTTTTCCCGATATAA
- a CDS encoding S-layer homology domain-containing protein, protein MKKLFVCFLIVLLIFNLTAFCEETKIYTFPGERVVFDFSFSDNKDVITSDFYIKPTGPAKLQINFKNADESFTVNFKIINKLTKDIIYNSVVNFISNGEDDTYQYIEIFPAQLKTNDEYYIEISEPSLKNAKGKIEIIGSIELLSEIGKLRNLGIANDVGEGPYQPVKRGEMAKLIAQTLKMTSSAAFCLPEFSDVAKDNPNYNYIGLIEKKGIADGYGNGNFKPDENITYYEAVKMIVCMLGYKPEAEIKGYPEGYLQTANKIGIILYPGAEDRVINLDDISKILYKAIDTPLMLQTGFGAETQYEIADGVNNKLMTIRNTYLATE, encoded by the coding sequence ATGAAAAAATTATTTGTATGTTTTTTAATTGTACTTTTAATATTTAATTTAACTGCTTTTTGTGAGGAAACTAAAATATACACCTTTCCGGGTGAAAGGGTTGTGTTTGACTTTTCATTTTCTGATAATAAAGATGTTATAACATCGGATTTTTACATTAAGCCAACGGGACCTGCAAAGTTACAAATTAATTTTAAAAATGCTGATGAAAGTTTTACAGTTAATTTTAAGATTATAAACAAACTGACAAAGGATATTATATATAACAGTGTTGTAAACTTTATATCGAACGGAGAAGATGATACATATCAGTATATTGAAATTTTCCCTGCACAATTAAAAACAAATGACGAATATTATATAGAAATATCAGAGCCTTCTTTAAAGAATGCAAAGGGTAAAATTGAAATAATAGGCAGTATTGAATTGCTTTCCGAAATAGGTAAACTTCGTAATCTTGGAATAGCAAATGATGTGGGGGAAGGACCTTATCAACCTGTTAAAAGAGGGGAAATGGCAAAACTTATTGCTCAGACTCTTAAAATGACATCTTCTGCTGCTTTCTGTTTGCCTGAATTTTCCGATGTAGCAAAGGACAATCCAAATTATAACTATATTGGATTAATAGAAAAAAAGGGGATAGCAGACGGATATGGAAACGGAAATTTTAAGCCGGATGAAAATATTACATATTACGAAGCGGTTAAAATGATTGTTTGTATGTTAGGTTATAAGCCTGAAGCAGAGATTAAAGGATATCCGGAGGGGTATTTGCAAACTGCAAACAAAATAGGAATTATACTTTATCCCGGAGCGGAAGACAGAGTTATAAATCTTGATGATATTTCAAAAATTTTATATAAGGCAATTGATACACCTCTGATGCTTCAGACTGGATTTGGAGCAGAAACGCAATATGAAATAGCAGACGGTGTAAATAATAAACTTATGACCATAAGAAATACATATCTTGCAACTGAATAA
- a CDS encoding TlyA family RNA methyltransferase codes for MSELKQRIDTLLFEKGLAESREKAKSLIMAGVVYIDEQKVDKPGTNVSVNSNIIVRQGAKYVSRGGLKLEKSIENFDISLSDKVCMDIGASTGGFTDCMLQNGAKKVYSVDVGYGQLAWKLRCDDRVCNLERTNIRYLDNSLISDPVEFVSIDVSFISLKLVLPKVKELLISSGDCVALIKPQFEAGREKVGKKGVVRDINVHKEVISNVFSFTRELGFKVVELDYSPIKGPEGNIEYLMHIKKESEIEFSDSLIEDIVEKSHTEL; via the coding sequence TTGAGTGAATTAAAGCAGAGAATTGATACTCTTTTGTTCGAAAAAGGCTTGGCTGAAAGCAGAGAAAAAGCAAAAAGTCTTATTATGGCAGGTGTTGTTTACATTGACGAGCAAAAGGTGGACAAACCTGGAACTAACGTTAGTGTGAATTCAAATATAATTGTCCGTCAGGGTGCAAAATATGTAAGCAGAGGCGGATTAAAACTTGAAAAATCAATAGAAAATTTTGATATTTCACTTTCTGATAAAGTGTGTATGGATATCGGTGCATCAACAGGTGGATTTACCGATTGTATGCTTCAGAACGGCGCAAAAAAAGTTTATTCTGTTGATGTCGGATATGGTCAACTTGCATGGAAATTAAGATGTGATGATAGAGTATGCAATTTGGAAAGAACAAATATAAGATATCTTGATAATTCACTTATTTCGGATCCTGTTGAATTTGTTTCAATTGATGTATCATTTATTTCTTTAAAACTTGTTTTGCCAAAGGTAAAGGAACTTTTAATATCAAGCGGTGATTGTGTTGCACTTATTAAACCTCAGTTTGAAGCAGGCAGGGAAAAAGTAGGCAAAAAAGGTGTAGTAAGAGATATAAATGTTCATAAAGAGGTAATTTCTAATGTCTTTTCATTTACCAGAGAATTAGGTTTTAAAGTAGTAGAACTTGATTATTCACCAATTAAAGGACCTGAAGGAAATATCGAATATTTAATGCACATAAAAAAAGAAAGCGAAATTGAATTTTCTGATAGTCTTATTGAAGATATAGTAGAAAAATCGCATACGGAGTTATAA
- a CDS encoding polyprenyl synthetase family protein, whose product MDFSLEFERRKKIIEDYLDGDIKEDNSSYKTLLSAMKYSVNAGGKRIRPILMMSVYELFKGDFEQILPFMAGIEYIHTYSLIHDDLPAMDNDDLRRGIPTCHKKYSEAMAILAGDALLNYAYEKMLDSHLEYSKEATRYILKSAGKDGMIGGQVIDIENENNKISLELLNELHALKTGALIRAACVSGAILAGADQDTVEKIAEFGSLIGMAFQVKDDILDKIGNTKDLGKPVGSDEKNNKTTYLSHFDLEECENIVTLLTKRAEEILLTFGEKSEFLKELINYLTQRNK is encoded by the coding sequence ATGGATTTTAGTCTCGAATTTGAAAGAAGAAAGAAAATAATTGAAGATTATCTTGATGGCGATATAAAAGAGGATAATTCTTCATATAAAACCCTTTTATCTGCGATGAAGTACAGTGTTAATGCAGGCGGAAAAAGAATAAGACCGATACTTATGATGAGTGTTTATGAACTGTTTAAAGGAGATTTTGAACAAATTCTTCCTTTTATGGCGGGAATTGAATATATTCATACATATTCGCTTATTCATGATGACCTTCCTGCTATGGATAATGACGATTTAAGAAGAGGAATTCCTACCTGTCATAAAAAGTACTCGGAAGCAATGGCAATCCTGGCGGGTGATGCACTTTTAAATTATGCTTACGAGAAAATGCTTGACTCCCATCTTGAATATTCGAAAGAGGCAACAAGATATATTTTAAAGTCAGCAGGGAAAGACGGAATGATTGGCGGTCAGGTTATAGATATAGAAAACGAAAATAATAAGATTTCTTTGGAACTTCTTAACGAATTACATGCTCTAAAGACAGGTGCTTTAATCCGTGCCGCCTGTGTTTCGGGAGCAATACTTGCGGGTGCAGATCAGGATACTGTTGAAAAAATAGCCGAGTTTGGAAGTCTTATCGGAATGGCGTTCCAGGTTAAAGATGATATTTTGGATAAAATAGGTAATACTAAAGATTTAGGAAAACCTGTCGGAAGTGATGAAAAGAATAATAAAACAACATATCTTAGTCATTTTGACTTAGAAGAGTGTGAAAATATAGTAACCCTTCTTACAAAAAGAGCAGAAGAAATTCTTCTCACCTTTGGAGAAAAAAGCGAATTTCTGAAGGAACTTATAAACTATCTTACTCAAAGGAATAAATAG
- the nusB gene encoding transcription antitermination factor NusB encodes MKRQDLRKYAFLITFGRSLSFDTPEEALGNYLESFKEDYEKENGKFSKKDLEFIKDIIFGVNKNIETIDSTISKYVEGYEITRISKVALAALRVSIYEILFRDDIPDKVSVNEALEIVKLYDDDSTRKFVNGVLGSLIKDAENKE; translated from the coding sequence ATGAAAAGGCAAGATTTAAGAAAATATGCTTTTCTTATAACATTCGGAAGATCTCTTAGTTTTGATACTCCTGAGGAAGCTTTAGGTAACTATCTTGAGTCTTTTAAAGAAGATTATGAAAAAGAAAATGGAAAGTTTTCTAAAAAAGACCTTGAGTTTATAAAAGATATAATCTTCGGAGTAAATAAAAATATAGAAACTATTGATAGTACAATTTCAAAATATGTAGAAGGGTATGAAATTACGCGAATATCTAAAGTGGCTCTTGCCGCTTTAAGAGTGAGCATCTATGAAATCTTATTTAGAGATGATATTCCGGATAAGGTTTCAGTAAACGAAGCCCTTGAAATAGTTAAACTTTATGACGACGACAGTACAAGAAAATTTGTTAACGGAGTTCTTGGCAGTCTCATAAAAGATGCGGAGAATAAAGAATGA
- a CDS encoding MFS transporter, whose translation MMTNNKYSLAKIASYITGGSMAICANLSPILFITFKDLYNISYTLLGFIVVINFLTQLVIDLAFSFFTKYFNIHKCVRMTPLIVFIGLLLYGIMPMLFPKMAYLWIIISTIIFSVASGLSEVLLSPVIAEIPSENPEAEMSKLHSMYAWGVVVVVLISTLYLNIFGTENWMYLAFLWALVPFSAFLIFLKAELPQMSNTDKKSTNNKFLSKGMLLCMLCIFLGGAAECTMAQWSSSFLERAIGVHKVFGDVFGVAFFAILLGIARTFYSKYGKNIINFMLMGMIGATFCYIIAGVVLNPVICIIACALTGLFTAMLWPGTLIYLEENFTNVSVSAYALMAAGGDMGAAIVPQLVGVVSDKFSLSEIALKFSGFFNISSEQFGMRCGIITAAIFPLLGTIVILYMKKYFKNKKIQG comes from the coding sequence ATGATGACGAATAATAAATACAGTTTAGCAAAAATTGCAAGTTATATTACGGGTGGCTCAATGGCGATATGTGCAAACTTATCGCCGATTTTATTTATTACTTTTAAAGATTTATATAATATTTCTTATACATTGCTTGGATTTATTGTAGTGATAAATTTTTTAACGCAACTTGTAATTGACCTGGCATTTTCTTTTTTTACTAAATATTTTAATATACATAAATGTGTGAGAATGACACCGCTTATCGTTTTTATAGGTCTTTTATTATATGGCATTATGCCAATGCTTTTTCCCAAAATGGCATATTTATGGATAATAATAAGTACAATTATATTTTCTGTTGCATCAGGTCTTAGTGAAGTTCTTTTAAGCCCTGTTATAGCAGAAATACCGAGCGAAAATCCTGAGGCAGAAATGAGCAAACTTCACTCTATGTATGCTTGGGGTGTTGTCGTTGTTGTTTTAATAAGCACTCTTTATTTAAATATATTCGGTACTGAAAATTGGATGTATCTTGCTTTTTTATGGGCGCTTGTTCCTTTTAGTGCATTTCTCATCTTCTTAAAAGCAGAACTTCCTCAAATGAGTAATACTGATAAAAAAAGTACAAATAATAAATTCTTAAGTAAGGGAATGTTACTTTGTATGCTGTGTATATTTTTAGGAGGAGCAGCAGAGTGCACGATGGCTCAGTGGTCATCAAGTTTTTTGGAAAGAGCAATCGGTGTTCATAAAGTTTTCGGAGATGTTTTCGGTGTTGCTTTTTTTGCTATACTTCTTGGCATAGCAAGAACTTTTTATTCAAAGTATGGAAAAAATATTATCAATTTTATGCTTATGGGAATGATTGGGGCAACTTTTTGTTATATTATTGCAGGAGTAGTTTTAAATCCTGTTATTTGTATAATAGCCTGTGCTTTAACAGGTCTGTTTACAGCAATGCTTTGGCCCGGAACTTTAATATATTTAGAAGAAAACTTTACTAATGTAAGTGTTTCGGCTTATGCACTTATGGCGGCAGGCGGTGATATGGGTGCTGCAATTGTTCCTCAACTTGTAGGAGTTGTATCGGATAAATTTTCGTTATCAGAAATTGCTTTGAAATTTTCGGGATTTTTTAATATATCTTCAGAACAATTCGGAATGCGATGCGGAATAATAACTGCAGCAATATTTCCTCTTTTGGGAACTATAGTAATACTTTATATGAAAAAATATTTTAAAAACAAAAAAATACAGGGTTGA
- a CDS encoding NAD(+)/NADH kinase — MEIKNIGLIFKNKDELNIDIVKKIYDILSQNNIRVFANKKYEDCINLPLEFVGEDDFFKNSDVIISLGGDGTLITAARNCAVYDKPVMGINLGHLGFLSEMEKDELSGLNKLLSNEYTIDERMMLNCTITDINGKVHNFNCLNDVIISRGSYPRMIDINLKIGKETVENYTADGLIISTSTGSTAYSLAAGGPVVEPDVEVIIATPICPHSLKNRSILFSKDRELEITVNEKYNKKVFVSPDGQESIEIKGSIIIKKSQYITKLIRINNKSFYSILNNKLSERGVNR; from the coding sequence ATGGAAATTAAAAATATCGGTCTTATTTTTAAAAACAAAGATGAATTGAATATTGATATAGTAAAGAAGATATATGATATACTTTCTCAAAATAATATCAGAGTTTTTGCCAATAAAAAGTATGAAGATTGTATTAACTTACCTCTTGAATTTGTTGGGGAAGACGATTTTTTTAAAAATTCTGACGTAATTATATCTCTTGGCGGAGACGGAACATTAATTACGGCGGCGAGAAACTGTGCTGTATATGATAAACCTGTTATGGGTATCAATCTTGGGCATCTTGGTTTTTTGTCCGAAATGGAAAAAGATGAACTTTCAGGTCTTAATAAACTTTTGTCAAACGAATATACCATTGATGAAAGAATGATGCTTAACTGCACAATAACTGATATAAACGGCAAAGTTCATAATTTTAACTGTTTAAATGATGTTATTATTTCAAGAGGTTCATATCCAAGAATGATAGATATAAATTTAAAAATAGGTAAAGAAACAGTTGAAAACTACACTGCAGACGGTCTTATAATTTCTACCTCGACAGGCTCAACTGCATACTCACTTGCCGCAGGCGGTCCTGTTGTAGAACCTGACGTTGAAGTTATAATAGCAACACCTATTTGCCCTCATTCTTTAAAGAACAGGTCGATACTATTCTCTAAAGACCGTGAACTTGAAATAACAGTCAATGAAAAATATAATAAGAAAGTTTTTGTTTCGCCTGACGGGCAGGAATCGATAGAAATAAAGGGAAGTATTATTATAAAAAAATCTCAGTATATAACAAAACTTATAAGAATAAATAATAAGAGTTTTTACTCTATTTTAAATAATAAGTTATCCGAAAGAGGTGTTAACCGATGA
- a CDS encoding Asp23/Gls24 family envelope stress response protein has protein sequence MLKYNIMHLILFKEANTMKKYEEENNVVEIEAGDVTVSESVIASIAKNAIMEVEGVHSVIGDEQPEPKKIFDLISSKATGKDKGIKVVTKDNKELSIEVFVVLNYGTNLINVSKKIQEKVKDAVESIVGMHVVDVDVYIEGVFAQ, from the coding sequence ATGCTAAAATATAATATAATGCATTTAATTTTATTTAAGGAGGCAAACACAATGAAAAAATATGAAGAAGAAAACAATGTTGTAGAAATCGAAGCGGGTGACGTTACAGTTTCCGAAAGTGTTATTGCATCTATTGCTAAAAATGCTATTATGGAGGTTGAAGGTGTTCATAGCGTAATTGGTGATGAGCAACCTGAACCAAAGAAAATTTTTGATTTGATTTCCAGTAAAGCAACAGGTAAAGATAAAGGTATCAAAGTTGTTACAAAAGATAATAAAGAACTGAGCATCGAAGTATTTGTTGTATTAAACTACGGAACAAATCTTATAAACGTATCTAAAAAAATTCAGGAAAAAGTAAAAGATGCAGTTGAAAGTATAGTTGGTATGCACGTAGTAGATGTTGATGTTTATATTGAAGGCGTATTCGCCCAGTAA
- the dxs gene encoding 1-deoxy-D-xylulose-5-phosphate synthase — MILENIYSSEDVKKLNIDELKILSAEIREFLINSVSKTGGHLASNLGAVELTLAIHKVFDFTKDKIIFDVGHQSYVHKIITGRKDKFCDLRKYKGIAGFPKIKESEYDFFNSGHSSNSLSVALGMKRASQIMGIDNNVIAFIGDGSFGGGMIYEAINDIGNDSQKDNIIIILNDNEMSISKNDSSISKYLSKLRINNSYIDAKEKVEHSLSKVPFVKNVISTAKKTLRKAIATNGEFFENLGIKYYGPYDGHNIEELIEILRVAKNLNKPVLIHTVTKKGKGYEHAENNPEKFHGISAFDILTGNPKNKKKDYSSVFGDQLVKLAKDNEKIVAVTAAMPSGTGLMEFKNAYPDRFFDVGICEEHAVSMCAGMALSGLTPVFCIYSSFLQRAYDQIITDVCAMNLHVVFGVDRAGIVGEDGETHQGIFDISYLSSIPNMTVLSPADFNELEMMLDFAVNVHNGPVAIRYPRGSEVSVIPSCPPLEYKKSSTLHKGDDLTIVCEGRMVSIALKLASLLITDGIKAEVINTRFIKPIDIESIRQSVLKTKKLLVIEEGVEKGGLGEAVYSSLCDISFSYLSKSVGDKFVEHGSFNELLCELKLDEESIYKEVKEVFGL, encoded by the coding sequence ATGATTTTAGAAAATATCTATTCATCAGAAGATGTTAAAAAACTAAATATCGACGAACTTAAAATTTTGTCGGCTGAAATAAGAGAATTCTTAATAAATTCCGTATCCAAAACGGGTGGGCATCTGGCTTCTAATTTAGGGGCAGTTGAATTAACTCTGGCAATACATAAAGTGTTCGATTTTACTAAAGATAAGATTATATTTGATGTAGGGCATCAGAGCTATGTCCACAAAATTATTACAGGCAGAAAAGATAAATTTTGCGATTTAAGAAAATATAAAGGTATAGCAGGATTTCCTAAAATAAAAGAAAGTGAATATGACTTTTTTAACAGCGGGCACAGTTCAAATTCTCTGTCAGTTGCTCTTGGTATGAAAAGAGCATCTCAGATTATGGGAATAGATAACAATGTTATTGCATTTATCGGTGACGGTTCTTTTGGCGGAGGAATGATTTATGAGGCCATAAACGATATAGGTAACGATAGCCAAAAAGATAATATAATTATTATCTTAAATGACAATGAAATGTCTATTTCTAAAAATGACAGCAGTATTTCAAAGTACCTTTCTAAATTAAGAATAAATAACTCATATATTGATGCTAAAGAAAAGGTTGAACATAGCCTTTCCAAAGTTCCTTTTGTAAAAAATGTTATTTCAACTGCAAAAAAAACTTTAAGGAAAGCAATAGCTACAAATGGAGAATTTTTTGAAAATTTAGGTATAAAATATTACGGACCTTATGACGGTCATAATATAGAAGAACTTATTGAAATTCTAAGGGTTGCAAAAAATCTTAATAAACCTGTCCTTATTCATACCGTAACAAAAAAAGGAAAAGGTTATGAACACGCTGAAAACAATCCTGAAAAATTTCATGGAATTTCTGCTTTTGATATATTAACAGGTAACCCGAAAAACAAAAAGAAAGATTATTCTTCTGTTTTTGGTGATCAACTTGTAAAACTTGCAAAAGATAACGAAAAGATTGTTGCAGTTACTGCCGCTATGCCATCAGGCACAGGGCTTATGGAATTTAAAAATGCATATCCTGACAGATTTTTTGATGTTGGTATATGTGAGGAACATGCTGTTTCGATGTGTGCAGGAATGGCGCTTTCAGGGCTGACACCTGTATTTTGTATATATTCATCATTTTTGCAAAGAGCATACGACCAGATTATAACTGATGTTTGTGCTATGAATTTGCACGTTGTTTTTGGTGTTGACAGGGCAGGCATTGTTGGAGAAGATGGAGAAACCCATCAGGGAATTTTTGATATTTCTTATCTTTCATCTATTCCTAATATGACAGTTCTTTCGCCTGCAGACTTTAATGAACTTGAAATGATGCTTGACTTTGCAGTAAATGTTCATAATGGACCGGTAGCAATAAGATATCCGAGAGGCTCTGAAGTTTCAGTTATACCTTCTTGTCCACCTTTAGAGTATAAAAAATCTTCAACTCTTCATAAAGGCGATGACCTTACAATTGTATGTGAGGGAAGAATGGTAAGTATAGCACTTAAACTTGCATCTTTGCTTATTACAGATGGTATAAAAGCAGAGGTTATAAATACACGTTTTATTAAACCAATAGACATAGAATCTATAAGGCAATCAGTTTTAAAAACTAAAAAACTTCTCGTTATAGAAGAAGGGGTTGAAAAAGGCGGTTTAGGAGAGGCTGTTTATTCTTCGCTTTGTGATATTTCTTTTTCATACCTTTCAAAATCAGTAGGCGATAAATTTGTTGAACATGGTAGTTTCAATGAACTTTTATGTGAATTAAAACTTGACGAAGAAAGTATTTATAAAGAGGTTAAAGAGGTGTTTGGTCTTTGA
- the xseB gene encoding exodeoxyribonuclease VII small subunit — MALFEEDLKKLEDIVSKLEKGDAPLEESIKMFEEGIKLTKTLQKTLDDAEGKIKVVMENEAEDF; from the coding sequence ATGGCATTATTTGAAGAAGATTTAAAAAAGTTAGAAGATATAGTTTCAAAATTGGAAAAAGGCGACGCACCTTTGGAAGAGTCTATTAAAATGTTTGAAGAGGGTATTAAACTTACTAAAACATTACAGAAAACTCTTGATGACGCAGAAGGTAAAATAAAGGTTGTTATGGAAAATGAGGCGGAGGATTTTTGA
- a CDS encoding class I SAM-dependent methyltransferase, which produces MLFMSLLIKINKLFKPVVHPFNLNNDGVKTYAMWQFEKGENTIKNYLGYTNKEEMFKGKDILDIGCGAGGKSLYYITLGANHVYGVDVVESYKEESETLARKLNLENEFTFICADAKNLPYPDNSFDTIIMNDAMEHVGEPEEVLKEVLRVLKKGGKVYINFPPYNHPFGAHLSDAIFIPWVHLFFSEKTLIRDYKELVKDLPDGKSRINFRISKDENGKEYFSYINKMTIKRFKNILKNLNITPSYYNEMPLRNFLAPLAKLPVLKEMFIKMAVCVIEKK; this is translated from the coding sequence GTGTTATTTATGAGTTTACTTATAAAAATAAACAAGTTATTTAAACCCGTTGTACATCCTTTTAATTTAAATAATGACGGAGTTAAAACTTATGCTATGTGGCAGTTTGAAAAAGGCGAAAATACAATCAAAAACTATTTAGGATATACTAATAAAGAAGAAATGTTTAAAGGTAAAGATATTCTTGATATAGGTTGTGGTGCAGGCGGAAAATCTCTTTATTATATCACGCTTGGGGCAAACCATGTGTACGGTGTTGATGTTGTCGAGTCTTACAAGGAAGAATCGGAAACTTTAGCAAGAAAACTGAATTTAGAAAACGAATTTACCTTTATATGCGCCGATGCAAAAAATCTTCCCTATCCTGACAACTCGTTTGATACAATTATTATGAATGATGCTATGGAACATGTAGGAGAACCTGAAGAAGTTTTAAAAGAAGTTTTAAGAGTATTAAAAAAAGGCGGCAAAGTATATATAAACTTCCCTCCTTATAATCATCCGTTCGGTGCGCATTTAAGCGATGCAATATTTATCCCCTGGGTTCATTTATTCTTTAGCGAAAAAACTTTAATAAGAGATTATAAAGAACTTGTAAAAGACCTGCCTGACGGAAAAAGCAGAATTAATTTCAGAATTTCCAAAGACGAAAACGGAAAAGAATATTTTTCATATATAAATAAAATGACAATAAAAAGATTTAAAAACATTCTTAAAAATCTTAATATAACACCAAGTTACTATAATGAAATGCCACTTAGAAATTTTTTAGCACCTTTAGCAAAACTTCCTGTCTTAAAAGAAATGTTTATTAAAATGGCAGTGTGTGTTATTGAAAAAAAATAA